In one Meles meles chromosome 17, mMelMel3.1 paternal haplotype, whole genome shotgun sequence genomic region, the following are encoded:
- the LOC123928050 gene encoding uncharacterized protein LOC123928050 isoform X2 translates to MQLVFVSPSSYLLDLGRVVALATTRGIRDAKGGGRRRWEGQGTGAGRPEIHKLADRRDLSKSDPAPSGGLSPRRSGGSPRFQEALGVRGAARAGGAGDRRSRRPGRDAAGDPARGERPPVRSPCGWWLLIVWSLPLASGELCAPLAHGRLQCLQVSVFANRSWARTDGLARLGELQTYSWSNGSDAIRFLRPWARGGFSEPQWERLRQILRVYRRSFTRDVREFVKMLRLDYPFEIQLSAGCQLCPGNTSESFLRAAFQGKEIMSFQGTHWVPAPDAPSWAGRATKELNQDQGTRKTLQWFLNDTCPQFVRGLLEAGKLELEKQGKAFLQKPTLMDSHELHLQRGKRGLQSSCLDAPHFLIGHSEARVLAVHWPPSRSRPSAAGMPRLRLPPEACVGDVDAG, encoded by the exons ATGCAGCTCGTCTTCGTCTCACCATCCTCTTACCTTCTGGACCTTGGTCGTGTTGTCGCGCTGGCCACGACAAGGGGGATCAGAGATGCCAAAGGAGGGGGCAGACGGAGGTGGGAGGGTCAGGGGACAGGGGCGGGGCGACCAGAGATCCACAAGCTGGCAGACAGGCGGGACCTTTCCAAGTCTGACCCGGCGCCCTCAGGTGGCCTCAGTCCCCGCCGCTCCGGGGGCTCCCCCAGGTTCCAGGAAGCCCTGGGGGTCCGTGGGGCGGCGCGCGCCGGGGGCGCCGGAGACCGACGGTCCCGGCGCCCTGGGCGGGACGCAGCCGGCGACCCTGCGCGCGGGGAGCGGCCCCCGGTCCGGAGCCCGTGTGGCTGGTGGCTGCTGATTGTTTGGTCGCTGCCGCTGGCCTCTGGCGAGCTGTGCGCCCCGCTGGCGCACGGCCGGCTGCAGTGCTTGCAGGTGTCGGTGTTCGCCAACCGCAGCTGGGCGCGCACCGACGGCCTGGCGCGGCTCGGGGAGCTGCAGACCTACAGCTGGAGCAACGGCTCGGACGCCATCCGCTTCCTCAGGCCCTGGGCGCGGGGCGGCTTCAGCGAGCCGCAGTGGGAGCGGCTGCGGCAGATACTGCGGGTGTACCGCCGAAGCTTCACCAGGGACGTGCGAGAGTTCGTCAAGATGCTGCGGCTGGACT ATCCCTTTGAGATCCAGTTGTCTGCTGGCTGCCAGCTGTGCCCCGGGAACACCTCGGAAAGCTTCCTCCGGGCCGCATTTCAAGGAAAAGAGATCATGAGTTTCCAAGGAACTCATTGGGTGCCAGCCCCCGATGCTCCCTCTTGGGCAGGCAGGGCCACCAAAGAGCTCAATCAGGACCAGGGGACCAGAAAGACCCTACAGTGGTTCTTAAATGACACCTGCCCGCAGTTTGTCAGAGGCCTCCTGGAGGCAGGAAAGTTGGAGCTGGAGAAGCAAG GGAAGGCTTTCCTGCAGAAGCCAACGCTAATGGACAGTCATGAGCTCCATCTCCAGCGGGGGAAACGTGGGCTGCAGA GTTCCTGCCTTGACGCCCCCCACTTCCTTATCGGACACAGTGAAGCCCGAGTCCTGGCTGTCCACTGGCCCCCGTCCCGGTCCCGGCCGTCTGCAGCTGGTATGCCACGTCTCCGGCTTCCACCCGAAGCCTGTGTGGGTGATGTGGATGCGGGGtga
- the LOC123928050 gene encoding antigen-presenting glycoprotein CD1d-like isoform X1 has product MQLVFVSPSSYLLDLGRVVALATTRGIRDAKGGGRRRWEGQGTGAGRPEIHKLADRRDLSKSDPAPSGGLSPRRSGGSPRFQEALGVRGAARAGGAGDRRSRRPGRDAAGDPARGERPPVRSPCGWWLLIVWSLPLASGELCAPLAHGRLQCLQVSVFANRSWARTDGLARLGELQTYSWSNGSDAIRFLRPWARGGFSEPQWERLRQILRVYRRSFTRDVREFVKMLRLDYPFEIQLSAGCQLCPGNTSESFLRAAFQGKEIMSFQGTHWVPAPDAPSWAGRATKELNQDQGTRKTLQWFLNDTCPQFVRGLLEAGKLELEKQVKPESWLSTGPRPGPGRLQLVCHVSGFHPKPVWVMWMRGEQEQQGTQRGDVLPHADGTWYLRATLDVVAREAAGLSCRVRHSSLGNQDIVLHWEGSHSSTWLILVAILGSLLMSGCIGCLVLWCRKRCPLSSYQGML; this is encoded by the exons ATGCAGCTCGTCTTCGTCTCACCATCCTCTTACCTTCTGGACCTTGGTCGTGTTGTCGCGCTGGCCACGACAAGGGGGATCAGAGATGCCAAAGGAGGGGGCAGACGGAGGTGGGAGGGTCAGGGGACAGGGGCGGGGCGACCAGAGATCCACAAGCTGGCAGACAGGCGGGACCTTTCCAAGTCTGACCCGGCGCCCTCAGGTGGCCTCAGTCCCCGCCGCTCCGGGGGCTCCCCCAGGTTCCAGGAAGCCCTGGGGGTCCGTGGGGCGGCGCGCGCCGGGGGCGCCGGAGACCGACGGTCCCGGCGCCCTGGGCGGGACGCAGCCGGCGACCCTGCGCGCGGGGAGCGGCCCCCGGTCCGGAGCCCGTGTGGCTGGTGGCTGCTGATTGTTTGGTCGCTGCCGCTGGCCTCTGGCGAGCTGTGCGCCCCGCTGGCGCACGGCCGGCTGCAGTGCTTGCAGGTGTCGGTGTTCGCCAACCGCAGCTGGGCGCGCACCGACGGCCTGGCGCGGCTCGGGGAGCTGCAGACCTACAGCTGGAGCAACGGCTCGGACGCCATCCGCTTCCTCAGGCCCTGGGCGCGGGGCGGCTTCAGCGAGCCGCAGTGGGAGCGGCTGCGGCAGATACTGCGGGTGTACCGCCGAAGCTTCACCAGGGACGTGCGAGAGTTCGTCAAGATGCTGCGGCTGGACT ATCCCTTTGAGATCCAGTTGTCTGCTGGCTGCCAGCTGTGCCCCGGGAACACCTCGGAAAGCTTCCTCCGGGCCGCATTTCAAGGAAAAGAGATCATGAGTTTCCAAGGAACTCATTGGGTGCCAGCCCCCGATGCTCCCTCTTGGGCAGGCAGGGCCACCAAAGAGCTCAATCAGGACCAGGGGACCAGAAAGACCCTACAGTGGTTCTTAAATGACACCTGCCCGCAGTTTGTCAGAGGCCTCCTGGAGGCAGGAAAGTTGGAGCTGGAGAAGCAAG TGAAGCCCGAGTCCTGGCTGTCCACTGGCCCCCGTCCCGGTCCCGGCCGTCTGCAGCTGGTATGCCACGTCTCCGGCTTCCACCCGAAGCCTGTGTGGGTGATGTGGATGCGGGGtgagcaggagcagcagggcaCCCAGCGAGGCGACGTCCTGCCCCATGCTGATGGGACGTGGTATCTCCGAGCGACCCTGGACGTGGTGGCCCGGGAGGCGGCCGGTCTGTCCTGCCGAGTGAGACACAGCAGTCTGGGAAACCAGGACATCGTCCTCCACTGGG AGGGGAGCCACTCCTCCACGTGGCTGATCCTGGTGGCCATACTGGGGTCCCTCCTGATGAGTGGATGCATTGGATGCTTAGTCCTCTGGTGCAGGAAGCGCTG TCCTCTCAGCTCCTATCAAGGCATGCTGTGA